The DNA segment TCCGAATGTTGAAGTGATCGGATATGTTTGCCAGCGATACCTACAGTAACATGATGTATGGGAACACCAGAACTTGATTGCGCCTGTGCTATAGCAGCCTTAATAGACTGAATTGTTTGGGAAATATTGTTTACAATACCTTTGTGAACTCCTAAACTCTTTGCTGTTCCAACGCCGAGAACTTCAATTTTTCCGTGGGCGTTTCGTCGTCCGACAATGGCCACAATCTTAGTGGTACCGATGTCGAGGCCTACTGAATACTCGTTATTTTCCATTTTATATGTCGATTTGATTTTTTATATTCTTAAAAAAATCCTTTATTTTTCTAAACTTTCGTTAGAGGACTTTTTACGCTATTCTATTTTAACTTTTCCTTTTGGTTTGCTTTCCGGTTTTTGAATTACCTTCTTGGGTGATTTTTTTTCTATTTCCTTTTTCGGCTGACTGGTTTTTGGTTTAGTCTCTACAATGACTTTGGGTTGTTGCTTTTGTTCATTGAGAATTCTTTTCTCTGCCTCTTCTTTTTTCTTTTTAATAAGCGGCAATTTTTCCAATTCCTTTTTACCTACGGCGATAATGCTGTCATTATCTTTATATTTAGGATTTAGCGTGGTAACAATTTGGTTATCATATTTCACCGATACCTTGGTGTATTTTTCCGGTTGTTGGTAGATCAGATATTTTTCAACAAATGCCTTAAATCCTTTTACTTTTAAATCTATATTTTCCAGATCACCAATTTCTACATTGAAATATCCTTCGTTGGTCAGCAAGTCATAATTATCTTTAGATTTAGATATTCCTATGAAATATCTTTTACTGAACTCATCATGATTTATTTTCTGAATCAATTCTGCCAACTTTACATATTCTGATTTCTTTACGTCACCCATGACCAGCATGCAAGGGAACGAATAGTTTTGTGAAGTTGGAAATTCAGTTCCCTTTTCATCTACGTAAAAATCCCGATTATCTTTATTTAAGCGGAATGCTGGCACCCTTTGTTTGATCTCTAAATTTAGACTCCCGTTTAAGTTCAAATAAACATTTGCACTATCCACGGCTGGTAGTTGATTCAATTTTTTCTCTAATTCCGGAATGTTGATATCTCCAATTTTTTTTGTTGGATTCGATTTTTTCACCAACTCTTTTACCTCTTTTTCATCGATAAAATAAACTGGGTTTTTAGTCTTTGTCATTTTCACGGAGATTTTCTCCATGGGTCTATCGTTGAATCTTTTCAATGAAAAACTCAGCAGAAACCCAAACAGGATTACTGTCACTAAAATTTTTAATATTCTGAATTTATTTTTCATTTCCTATCTGAGAGCCATTCTACAATTCCGTCGTTTAAAGTATCGATATTTCCTGCGCCAACCGTTAACAATACATCAAATTCTTTTTCTTTTATTTTGTTAAAGGTTTCTTCCAAAGTGGAAACTTCCTTTTTCTCTAATTCTATTTTATCCAATAACCATTCGGATGTAATTCCCTCGAAGTTTTCTTGTAATTCTCTCGCGGGATAAATATCCAAGAGTATCAATTCATCCGCTTTATCTAAACTATCAGCAAATGCATCTGCGAAATCTCGTGTTCTACTGAAAAGATGGGGTTGAAAAACCACTAACAATTTCTTGTTAGGGTAGAAGGTTTTAATCGAACCAATTACTGCATTTAATTCCGTTGGATGATGTGCGTAATCATCGATATAAATTTTGCCACTTTCGAAGTTATGTTTCGTATAGCGTCTTTTAATTCCCTTGAAACTTGCAATCCCTTTCTTCAAAGTCTCAAAATCCACTCCGAAACTATTTAATAATGCAATCGCAGCAGTTGCATTTTCAACATTATGAATTCCTGGGATTTCCCATATAAAATCATCTATTTCTTCTGTTGGCGAATGAAAGTCGAAATGGATCTTATCGCCAATTTCTCTAACATTATCCGAGTAATAATCAGCTTCTTCATTTACTGCATACGTTTTTGTTTCTCGACCTATGCTAATTCCTTTTCTTACAAATAGTTGTTGACCTTTCGGAACTAAATCCGCAAAATCCTGAAATCCTTTTTGAATGGTTGCGTTATCACCATAAATATCCAAATGATCGGCATCGGTTGAAGTAATCACCGCCCAATCCGGAGAAAGGGTAAGGAAACTTCTATCGTATTCATCAGCTTCAACAACCGAAATGTCATTTCCTTTGAAATGGAAATTTGATTTAAAGTTTTCAGCGATTCCACCCAAAAAACAAGAGAATGGAAGATTTGCTTCTTCACATAAATGCGCTACCAAAGAGGAGGTTGTCGTTTTCCCGTGGGTGCCTGCAATTGCTATACAATCGGTGTTTTCGGTAATCATTCCAAGAACTTTCGCTCTTTTTAAAACATCAAATTTATTATCATTAAAGTAATTAAGTAGATCCAGTTTTTTAATTGCTGGAGTATAGATTACCAACGTATTTTCTGGTTGTAGATTTTTGATTCTGTCATCGATATGATCTTCAAACTGTATGTTGATACCTTCTTCAACCAAAGCTTTTGTAAGCTTGGTGTGCATTTTATCATAACCCAACACGGTTTTCCCAGAGGCGTTGAAATAGCGAGCTAAAGCACTCATTCCGATGCCACCGATTCCTACGAAGTAGAAGTTCTGATATGTTGTTAAGGGTTTCATTTTATGCTTTGATATTTAAGGATGATAAAATTTCATCTACAATTTCTTCAGTTGCTAAAGGTTTTGCGAAGAATTTTAAATTCTCACTCATCTCATTTCGAACTTTTTCGTTTTCACAAATCTCCATCAAGGTCGTCCAGAATTTCTCTGCCATCTCCGTATCTTTAACCATTCTGGCTGCATTCTTTTCAACTAAAGTCATCGCATTTTTGGTTTGATGATCTTCCGCTGCAAAAGGAAATGGAACCAAAAGCACTGGTTTCTGTGCCATTGCCAATTCTGATATAGCAATCGCTCCAGCTCTGGAAACGATTACATCTGCTGCTGAATAGGCCAAAGCCATATCGGCAATAAATTCTTTCAACTGAATTTGTGATTGATGATTCGATATTTTAGAATCTTCAGTCAAACTTTTATAATCCAGTTTGCCAGTTTGCCAAATCAGCTGAAAATCTTTCTCTATAAGTTTCTCTATATTTTCTTTCCAACCATTGTTCAACGTTCGTGAACCCAAAGATCCACCAACAGAAAGAATGGTCAGTTTATTTTTATCTAAACCTAATTTCTCTTTTGCCGAATCCATTTCCACCAAATCAGTAATGATGTTTTTTCGGATTGGATTTCCAAGGAAAAAAGTTTTGGTTTTCGGGAAGAAATGATCCATATTTGGATAAGCAGTAAAAACTCCTTTCGCTTTTCTGGACAAAAATTTATTTGTTTTTCCAGGCAAAGAATTCTGCTCCTGAACGAAAATAGGGATGCCTAAATTTGCCGCCATATAAAGTGCAGGTCCACTTGCAAATCCTCCGGTTCCTATTGCGAAGTCCGGTTGAAATTGTTTAATTGTTGTTCTTGCTTTGGCTAAACTTGAAAGCAACTTAAAAGGCAATCCGATATTTTTCAATAAATTCCCGCGATCAAATCCCGCGATATTTAAACCTATTATTTTGAACCCTGATTGTGGAACTTTTTCCATTTCCATTTTACCATTGGCTCCGATGAAAAAAAATTCTGCTTCAGGAAATCTGTTTTGGATTTCCTGCGCAATCGCAATCGCCGGAAAGATGTGTCCTCCGGTTCCGCCGCCGCTCATTAGAATTTTTATTTTTTTGTTCATGTTTTATGCGATATCATTTATTTCTTCGATACTCTGTTTTTTGCCCATTCCTTCTTCATCATATACCTGTATTCTGGAACTTACATTTAAAATGATTCCCAGCTGAATATAGGTCACCAGCATTGATGTTCCACCGTAACTAATCAAAGGCAGTGGTTGTCCGGTCACAGGAATCAGATTTACCGCCACAGCAATATTTACCGAAAGCTGTACAAAAATCATTGTGCCTAAACTTAAGACCAGCAAGCTCCCAAAGAAAGCCGGCATTTTACTGGCGATCATCACGATCCGTATTATCATTATTAAATAGAGCGCTATTAATACCATTGCTCCAATAAACCCGTATTCTTCAACAATAATGGCAAAAATAAAATCTGAGGCAGACTGTGGAAGCATCTGTTTCAAAGCGCTTTTTCCGGGTCCCATTCCGGCAATTCCACCATGTACAATTGCGGCTTTGGCTTGCATCACCTGATAGTTTTTTGCTTTATCTACCTCATCCTCAACTTGGCTTTCCTTCTTTGTGAAGGTTTCGATACGACTCATCCAGGTATGTACTCGATTATTACCAATCAAATCTGTTTTTAAAGCCAAAAACATGAAAATACCTATAAACACGGATGATATTCCTACGAAGCCAAGAATGTATTTTTTGTTAAGTTGACCAATAAACATAACGATTAGGGAAACCATTAAAATCATTAAAGCAGTAGAGCCATTGTCTTTTGCCACGAGTATGAATACCAGCAGAACCGGTCCGAAAATATAGAATATATTCTCTATCGGAAGCCGTTCTCTTTTGATTTTCTTAGTTAAATATCGACAGAGATAAATTACTAACATTAAATACGCGAAAGAAGAGGGCTGGAAAGATATTGGTGTTCCCGGAATTTTTAACCATCGTGAAGCCGAAGCGCCATCAATTGTTTGCCCTGAAACCATTGTTAAACCCAGCAGAACAATCATAAACGCTAACAGAATACTGCTGAGTTTACCGATATGCTCGTACTTAAACACCCCGACAAAGCGCATGATTGCCAAACCAAGTACTACGAAAAAAGTATGTTTAATAAGGTGCGAAGTTGTAGTTCCGCTGTTAACAATATATTCTAAATTGGAGCTGGCAGAGTAGACGGGGAATACCGAGAAGAACGAAATCAATAAGATCACGCTCCATAGCACCTTGTCGCCTTTTAACAATTCAAATTTGTATTCTCTTTCCTGCATTTTTAATCTACGATTAGTCGATTGCTTTTTTTATTACTTCTTTTTTAAACTGATTCCCGCGGTCTTCATAATTATCGAAAAGGTCGAAACTTGCGCAGCATGGTGAAAGCAAAACTGTGTCACCTTTTTCCGCTAATGATCTGGAGATCTTTATCGCTTCTTCCATACTTGACGTGCTATAAATCGCCTCCTTTTTATCTTTAAAAAAGTCTATAATTTTCTGATTGTCGAGTCCAAGACAAATAATAGCTTTAACCTTTCTTTTAACTAAGTTTTCTATTTCGGTATAATCATTTCCTTTATCTACCCCACCAACAATCCAAACGGTAGGCTGTTTCATACTTTCTAAAGCAAAGTAGGCTGCATTTACATTCGTCGCCTTACTGTCGTTAATGAACGTTACGCCATTAATTTGGGCGACTTGTTCTAAACGATGCTCCACCGCTTGAAACGTCATTAATGAATTTCTTATGCTTTCATTGCTTATTTTCAGTATCTTACTGGCAATAGAGGCTGCTAGGCTGTTCGCGATATTATGATTTCCAACTAAAGAAAGTTCTGCTATTTTCATAGAAAACTCATCTTCAATCTTCACCATGATCTTATCATTATGAATATAACCGCCTTCTTTCAATTTCTTTTTTGTAGAAAAGGGAATTTTTTTCGCTTTGATTGCTAGTTTTTCGAGTAAATTCATACTCATTTCATCATCCTTATTATAGATGAAGAAGTTATCATTCTCTTGATTTTCAGCGATTCTGAATTTTGCCATGGCATAATCTTCATAATTGTAATTGTACTGATCGAGATGATCCTGACTTAAATTCAATAACAAAGAAATAAACGGTCGGAAATTTTGAATATCATCTAACTGAAAAGAACTTACTTCCAATACATAATAATCGAAATTTTCGTCCGCTACTTGTCTTGCAAAACTTTTCCCGATATTCCCGGCTAAACCAACATTCAAATGATCATTTTTTAAAATATGGTAGATCAATGACGTGGTTGTGGTTTTGCCGTTACTTCCAGTAATTGCAATAATTTTTGCGGGAGTAAATTCGGCTGCAAATTCAATTTCAGAAGACAGTCGAATACCTTTTTGATTAATTTTAAAGATAATATCTGCCTTCTTCGGAATTCCTGGGGACTTAATGATCCAGTCTGCTTCAAGAATCCTTTCTTCGTCATGGTGTTCTTCTTCAAACTCAATACCGGCTTCAGTTAATTGCTTTTTATAATTGTCCTTAATCGCACCTTTATCCGAAAGAAAAACATTTAAGCCTTTCTTCTTCGCTAAATACGCAGCACCAACACCACTTTCTCCGCCACCTAAAACAACTATTTTCATATTCTTTTATCTGACTTTTAAAGTGATTAAACAAATTATTGCGAACAGCACTCCGATAATAACCATGCGGTTTACAATCTTGCTTTCGTGATAACCTTCTTTTTGATAATGGTGATGAAGAGGAGACATTTTGAACAGCCTATTATTCTGGGCATACTCCAGTCCGTATTTTCTTTTTCTGTATTTAAATACTCCAACCTGCAGCATTACGGAAACATTTTCGATGAGGAAAATTCCACACAGCACAGGAATCAATAACTCTTTTCTTAGGATAATTGCTAGAACTGCAATTACTCCCCCCAACATTAAACTTCCTGTATCTCCCATGAATACTTGTGCGGGATAGGTATTGTACCAGAAAAAGCCAATTACTGCACCAACAAGAGCGAGGGCAAAAATGGTTGTTTCCCCCATATTTGGCAGGAACATGATATTGAGATAATCTGCGAAAATGATGTTTCCAGAGAGGTAGGCAAAAAGAGATAATGTAAGCAGAATGACGACACTCGTGCCCGCGGCGAGACCGTCGATCCCGTCGGTGATGTTGGCGCCGTTCGAAACAGCAGTTACAATAAAAATAACCATTGGGATAAAAACTACCCATGCCCACTCGTGTGCATCTTCAGGCGTCATCCAGAATAAGATACCACTATAATCAAATTCGTTATTTTTTACAAAAGGAACCGTGGAAACAGTTGATTTCTCCGGTTGCATGAAGTTCGCTTCCACATTATTTCGGTTCACTTCTTTGGCATCTGCATATTTTCTTTTCACCGTAATATCTGGGTGAAAGTACATGGTTATGCCAATAATTAATCCTAATCCAACCTGTCCTATGACTTTGAATTTTCCGCTTAGCCCGTCTTTGTTCTTTTTAATTTTCTTTAAATAATCATCGATGAAACCAATTGCACCCATCCAAACTACAGAGATAATTAGCAGAACAATATAAATATTCAAAACCCTGGTAAATAGCAGGACCGGTATCAGCGTTGCCATAATGATAATTAAACCTCCCATTGTTGGCGTGCCTTCTTTTTGTTTTTGGCCATCTAAACCTAAATCACGAACTAACTCACCCATTTGCTTATTTCGCAAATAGTTGATAATTTTTTTACCAAAAACCAACGCAATAATTAGAGAGAGTAGAACCGCCATTCCCGCCCGGAAGGATATGAATTTAAACATGCCCATTCCTGGAATGTGAATTCCATGGTCGCTCAAATATTCGAATAGGTAATATAACATGTTGTATTATTTAATCTTCAGTTGTTGTTATTTTGACATGAGCCTTGCAAGCTCAATGATGGTTTCCTGATCATCAAAATGATGTTTAACTCCATTAATTTCCTGATATGTTTCATGGCCTTTGCCAGCTACTACGATAATATCTTTGGGTTCGGCAAATTTAATTGCCATTTTAATTGCTTCTCTTCGGTCTGGGATAGAAGTGTATTTGCTGAAATATTGTGGTTCTACACCTTTCTCAATCTCTCTAATAATTTCTGCGGGATCTTCCGTTCTTGGATTATCGGAAGTGATGATTGCCAAAGTAGATTTGCGAGTGGCAATTTTTCCCATCTCAGGGCGTTTGGTAACGTCTCTGTCACCACCGCAACCAAATACAGTGATTAATCTTTCATTTTTAGTTCGAATCTCATTAATAGAATCCAAAACATTTTCCAAAGCATCGGGTGTATGTGCATAATCAACGACGAAGAAAATGCCGCCATCAGATTTTAATGTTTCAAATCTACCTTTTACTCTTTTTAATTGTGAAAGAGCGGGTAAAATATCTTCTGTATGAAGACCGCATTCAATTGCCACAGCATAAGCAAGTAATAAATTGTAAGCGTTGAATTTTCCTGTTAAGGTGGTCCAGAATTCTTTTCCATTGAAATTGAGCAGCATTCCATTAAAATCAACTTCTGTGATCTTTCCATGATAATCTGCCATCGTTTTTAAAGCGTAGGTTTTTTTCTTCGCTTTGGTATTTTGAAGCATTACGTTTCCGTTTTTATCATCAACGTTGTTAATGGCAATTGCATCTAAATTCAGTTCATCGAAAAATCTCTTTTTCGTTTTAAGATATTCTTCAAATGTTTTGTGATAATCTAAATGATCGTGTGTAATATTAGTAAAACCTGCGATCTTAAATTGTAAACCTTCCGTTCTGTGTTGATGAATTCCGTGAGATGAAACTTCCATAAAAGCAAATTCGCAACCTGCTTCTACAGCTTTTGCCAACATTTGATTCAATCGGATGACATCCGGAGTCGTGTGTGTTGAAGGAATAATCTCTTCGTCGATTCTATATTCTACGGTAGAAATTAATGCAGATTTAAAACCTAAAATTTTAAACAGATCAAATAAAAGAGTAGTGGTAGACGTTTTTCCATTCGTCCCTGTAATACCAATGAGGTTTAATTTCGCAGACGGATTTCCATAAAAATTAGAAGCCAAATGTGCCAGAGTTTTTGAAGCGTCTTTAACTTTAATATAAGTGATTTCTGCTTTAATATCAGTTGGAAGTTCTTCGCAAACGATTGCTTTTACTCCTTTTTCAAGGGAAGAAGTAATGAAGTCATGTCCGTCGGAAACTGTTCCTTTTATAGCCACATAAAGGCCATTCTCAACTGCTTTTCGGCTGTCAAAAATGATTTCTGAAATAAATCGGCTTTTATCTCCGAAGATTTCCAGGACTGGGATTCTGTGTAATATTTCTTCTAAATTCATACTCACTAAGAATTAGTTCTGCAATTGCAGATAAATCCTTTGATTTTTATTAATGATCGTCCCTTCTAAAGGGAATTGCTCTTTTATTTTGCCTACTCCTTTATAATCAACACGATAGCCGAAGTTTTCGAGTTGTGGGATAATGTTTTTTCCGATTAAACCGGTAACTTTCGGCATCGTGTTCTGGTTCACGGCAATTTTCACCATCGGTTTCATCATTTTGCTGAGGTCCACTTTTTTATCGACCAACATTTCTTTCTCGATATTTTGCGGTGTTTTCAGGAATGTTTTTCCAGCGATCTCTTTAAATACTGGTGCTGCAACGGTAGATCCGTAAAAACCCTTTGCATTGTCTGGTTGATGAACCATCACGATACAAGTATATTTAGGGTTGTCGGAGGGGTAGAACCCTGCAAAACTGGCTATATACTTTCGTGGTCCTGGTTTCCAGTATTCAAATCTTGCTGTTCCTGTTTTTCCCGCCATTTTAAGATTGGGAGTAAAAATACTTTTGGCAGTTCCTTTTTCGACCGCTTTTGTCAATGCGTTGGTCATCATTTGAATTGCTTTGTCTGATGCCATTTTATTGACCATTACTTGTGGTTTTGCATCGTAAAGAGACGAGCCATCTTTCATTATCTTTTCAATAAATAGAGGCTTTAGCATTTTTCCTTTATTGGCAATACCGTTATAAAAAGAGGTCAATTGTAAAAGATTAAATCTAGAGGAGTAGCCATAAGCTAAAGAGGCTAAAGTCGCATCATTCCACCTCTTATCCTCTGGTGTTACAATGTATGGTCTGGTAACTCCAGGAAGCTCCAATTCCATTTTGTCAAACATCTTCCATCTCTTTAAATGATCCAAAAAAACTTGCGGCTTATCTGCGTAATATTTGGTAATGAGTTTTGCAGACCCCACATTACTTGATTTCGCTAAAACGTCTGAAATGTCATAAGTCCCCCCGCCGTGATCATCAGAAATTCTTTGCTTAGCATAAGTCCATACCCCATTTCCAACATTCACTGTGGTATTCTCATCGATGAATCCATCATCCATTGCAGCGAGCAGAGAAACTGTTTTAAATGTAGAACCGGGTTCTGTGGCATCTTTTAGCGCATAATTATAAGCATCAACATAAATTCCGGGTTCAGTCCGTCTGAGATTTACCATGGCTTTTACTTTTCCGGTGGAAACTTCCATGACGATAACTGATCCATGATCTGCATCAAAATTTACCAATTGCTTTTCTAAAGCAGAATGAACGATATCCTGGATTCTAATATCAATTGTTGTATAAACATCTTCTCCGTCAATAGGTTCATTCACCTTCCAGTAATCAATAGGTTTCCACTGGCTGGAGTTCACTCTTTGTTCAAGTCGCGATCCATCGGTTCCGGTTAGGTATTTTGAGAAAGCACCTTCCAACCCAGATTTTGCGGTTCCGTTATCCATGCCAATTGTTCCTGCTCCAATTTGAGTAGTGGCCAATTCTCTTTTGTAATTTCTGTCAACGATAAATCCGCCTCTGTTTTTACCTTTTTTGAAGATTGGAAACTGTCGAATTCGGTCGTAATCATCAAAGTCCAAACCTTTAACTAAAGAATAATATTGATTTTCTGCTTTTCTCTGCTGATCAAACCGGTCTCGGAAATAGCTTCTTGGCTTACCGAACATCTTAGATAAAGAATCGGATAAGGCGCCTATATTACTCGAGTAAATAGTGTCTTTAATGATTTTGAAATCTAAATAAACATCATACCGCATTACGGTAGTTGCCAAGATCGACCCATCTGAGGCGTATAGGTTTCCCCGTGCTGCTTTTAAGGTTGCTTCACGGTAATTTTTATTGATATAGTCGTCTTTTATTTCCTGAACGTTGGTGTTTTGTAAGACCAGAATTCTCCCAAGAAAGACCAAAAACACAACGAAGGCAAAACCTGTAAAAAGGTAGCCCCATCTCAATGTTTTTGAGCGTTTTTTTTCAAATTCATTTTGCACTGCCATCTAAACTATCTAATTTTATCAATATTTTGTGTGGGTGATTTTCTAATGATAGCAGAGAATCCTGCACCATTTCTTTACCTAGTTCTGATTCTAATTTTACTTTAATGAGTCTGCTTTGTGCATACGCATTTCTCGATTTAAACTCTTCGGTCTGTTCTTTTAAAATATTTACATGCTCGATCTTCTGACTCACCAAGTGATTGCTATAGATCATGATCATTAATAAGAAAAACACCAATACGAAGTAGCGGTAATGAATTGTTACTTCATCGCGGTTCAGAAAGTTTCCTTTTATAATATCTATAAAAGTGAGTTTTTTCTGTGGGCGATTTGTTGCTCTTTTTGCCATGAATAGATGATTGATGAAATATCTGTTCTTATTTTAATTTTATTCCTGTTCGTAATTTTGCGCTTCTCGCTCTTGAATTTTCTTTAATTTCTTCACTATCCGGAATGACTGCTTTTGTTTGTAAAAGATTAAATGTCTTCGAGTAATTACCGTAAATATCTCTGGCCGGTTCTCCTTCGAACATTCCGTTTTTCAAAAATCTTTTAACAAGCCGATCTTCTAATGAGTGATAAGAGATTGCTACCAATCTGCCGCCAGGTTTTAAAATTCTGTGAGCCTGAAACAGCATTTCTTTTATTGCTTCTAATTCCTGGTTAACCTCAATTCTTATGGCTTGAAAAATTTGTGCGTAAACTTTATTCTGCTTGAATTGCGGGATATAATTGAAGAGTTTTTTTAAATCTTCAGTGGTTTCAATCGGTTTTAATTTCCGGTGATTGACGATTTCTCTTGCTAGCTTTCTGGATTCTCGAATTTCACCGTATTGGTATAAAATGTCTGCAATATGTTCTTCTTCGTATTCGTTGATGATTTTTTTAGCATCTAAAAGTTGCATTACGTTCATTCTCATATCGAGTGGAGCATTGCTTCTCGTAGAAAAACCACGTTCTGCTTCATCAAACTGATGGGAAGAAACTCCAAAATCAGCTAAAATGCCATCAACTTTCGAAACACCATACATAAAAAGGGCATTTTCCAAAAATCTAAAATTTTGATTAATCAGCGTAAAGCGCGGGTCATCAATATTGTTTTTAAGTGCATCCAAATCTTGATCAAAGCCATATAGTTTCCCTTTGGCAGAAAGTCTGGATAGGATTTCTTTGGAGTGGCCTCCGCCACCGAAGGTACAATCCACATAAATTCCGTCGGGATTCGTTAACAAATCATCGACACTTTTTTTCAGCAAAACAGGATTGTGATACATTTTTATTTTAGCTATAAATATTTTACTTAAAATTTCTACGTGTTTTACTACACTTCTTCGTCAAAACTGATGTTGCCCATTACTTCTTCTGCAAGTTTCGCAAAA comes from the Chryseobacterium sp. SNU WT5 genome and includes:
- a CDS encoding cell division protein FtsQ — encoded protein: MEKISVKMTKTKNPVYFIDEKEVKELVKKSNPTKKIGDINIPELEKKLNQLPAVDSANVYLNLNGSLNLEIKQRVPAFRLNKDNRDFYVDEKGTEFPTSQNYSFPCMLVMGDVKKSEYVKLAELIQKINHDEFSKRYFIGISKSKDNYDLLTNEGYFNVEIGDLENIDLKVKGFKAFVEKYLIYQQPEKYTKVSVKYDNQIVTTLNPKYKDNDSIIAVGKKELEKLPLIKKKKEEAEKRILNEQKQQPKVIVETKPKTSQPKKEIEKKSPKKVIQKPESKPKGKVKIE
- a CDS encoding UDP-N-acetylmuramoyl-L-alanyl-D-glutamate--2,6-diaminopimelate ligase, which encodes MNLEEILHRIPVLEIFGDKSRFISEIIFDSRKAVENGLYVAIKGTVSDGHDFITSSLEKGVKAIVCEELPTDIKAEITYIKVKDASKTLAHLASNFYGNPSAKLNLIGITGTNGKTSTTTLLFDLFKILGFKSALISTVEYRIDEEIIPSTHTTPDVIRLNQMLAKAVEAGCEFAFMEVSSHGIHQHRTEGLQFKIAGFTNITHDHLDYHKTFEEYLKTKKRFFDELNLDAIAINNVDDKNGNVMLQNTKAKKKTYALKTMADYHGKITEVDFNGMLLNFNGKEFWTTLTGKFNAYNLLLAYAVAIECGLHTEDILPALSQLKRVKGRFETLKSDGGIFFVVDYAHTPDALENVLDSINEIRTKNERLITVFGCGGDRDVTKRPEMGKIATRKSTLAIITSDNPRTEDPAEIIREIEKGVEPQYFSKYTSIPDRREAIKMAIKFAEPKDIIVVAGKGHETYQEINGVKHHFDDQETIIELARLMSK
- the murG gene encoding undecaprenyldiphospho-muramoylpentapeptide beta-N-acetylglucosaminyltransferase, which gives rise to MNKKIKILMSGGGTGGHIFPAIAIAQEIQNRFPEAEFFFIGANGKMEMEKVPQSGFKIIGLNIAGFDRGNLLKNIGLPFKLLSSLAKARTTIKQFQPDFAIGTGGFASGPALYMAANLGIPIFVQEQNSLPGKTNKFLSRKAKGVFTAYPNMDHFFPKTKTFFLGNPIRKNIITDLVEMDSAKEKLGLDKNKLTILSVGGSLGSRTLNNGWKENIEKLIEKDFQLIWQTGKLDYKSLTEDSKISNHQSQIQLKEFIADMALAYSAADVIVSRAGAIAISELAMAQKPVLLVPFPFAAEDHQTKNAMTLVEKNAARMVKDTEMAEKFWTTLMEICENEKVRNEMSENLKFFAKPLATEEIVDEILSSLNIKA
- a CDS encoding FtsW/RodA/SpoVE family cell cycle protein, producing MQEREYKFELLKGDKVLWSVILLISFFSVFPVYSASSNLEYIVNSGTTTSHLIKHTFFVVLGLAIMRFVGVFKYEHIGKLSSILLAFMIVLLGLTMVSGQTIDGASASRWLKIPGTPISFQPSSFAYLMLVIYLCRYLTKKIKRERLPIENIFYIFGPVLLVFILVAKDNGSTALMILMVSLIVMFIGQLNKKYILGFVGISSVFIGIFMFLALKTDLIGNNRVHTWMSRIETFTKKESQVEDEVDKAKNYQVMQAKAAIVHGGIAGMGPGKSALKQMLPQSASDFIFAIIVEEYGFIGAMVLIALYLIMIIRIVMIASKMPAFFGSLLVLSLGTMIFVQLSVNIAVAVNLIPVTGQPLPLISYGGTSMLVTYIQLGIILNVSSRIQVYDEEGMGKKQSIEEINDIA
- the mraY gene encoding phospho-N-acetylmuramoyl-pentapeptide-transferase; translation: MLYYLFEYLSDHGIHIPGMGMFKFISFRAGMAVLLSLIIALVFGKKIINYLRNKQMGELVRDLGLDGQKQKEGTPTMGGLIIIMATLIPVLLFTRVLNIYIVLLIISVVWMGAIGFIDDYLKKIKKNKDGLSGKFKVIGQVGLGLIIGITMYFHPDITVKRKYADAKEVNRNNVEANFMQPEKSTVSTVPFVKNNEFDYSGILFWMTPEDAHEWAWVVFIPMVIFIVTAVSNGANITDGIDGLAAGTSVVILLTLSLFAYLSGNIIFADYLNIMFLPNMGETTIFALALVGAVIGFFWYNTYPAQVFMGDTGSLMLGGVIAVLAIILRKELLIPVLCGIFLIENVSVMLQVGVFKYRKRKYGLEYAQNNRLFKMSPLHHHYQKEGYHESKIVNRMVIIGVLFAIICLITLKVR
- the murD gene encoding UDP-N-acetylmuramoyl-L-alanine--D-glutamate ligase yields the protein MKIVVLGGGESGVGAAYLAKKKGLNVFLSDKGAIKDNYKKQLTEAGIEFEEEHHDEERILEADWIIKSPGIPKKADIIFKINQKGIRLSSEIEFAAEFTPAKIIAITGSNGKTTTTSLIYHILKNDHLNVGLAGNIGKSFARQVADENFDYYVLEVSSFQLDDIQNFRPFISLLLNLSQDHLDQYNYNYEDYAMAKFRIAENQENDNFFIYNKDDEMSMNLLEKLAIKAKKIPFSTKKKLKEGGYIHNDKIMVKIEDEFSMKIAELSLVGNHNIANSLAASIASKILKISNESIRNSLMTFQAVEHRLEQVAQINGVTFINDSKATNVNAAYFALESMKQPTVWIVGGVDKGNDYTEIENLVKRKVKAIICLGLDNQKIIDFFKDKKEAIYSTSSMEEAIKISRSLAEKGDTVLLSPCCASFDLFDNYEDRGNQFKKEVIKKAID
- the murC gene encoding UDP-N-acetylmuramate--L-alanine ligase codes for the protein MKPLTTYQNFYFVGIGGIGMSALARYFNASGKTVLGYDKMHTKLTKALVEEGINIQFEDHIDDRIKNLQPENTLVIYTPAIKKLDLLNYFNDNKFDVLKRAKVLGMITENTDCIAIAGTHGKTTTSSLVAHLCEEANLPFSCFLGGIAENFKSNFHFKGNDISVVEADEYDRSFLTLSPDWAVITSTDADHLDIYGDNATIQKGFQDFADLVPKGQQLFVRKGISIGRETKTYAVNEEADYYSDNVREIGDKIHFDFHSPTEEIDDFIWEIPGIHNVENATAAIALLNSFGVDFETLKKGIASFKGIKRRYTKHNFESGKIYIDDYAHHPTELNAVIGSIKTFYPNKKLLVVFQPHLFSRTRDFADAFADSLDKADELILLDIYPARELQENFEGITSEWLLDKIELEKKEVSTLEETFNKIKEKEFDVLLTVGAGNIDTLNDGIVEWLSDRK